aactatgcataataaaatatcaaaatagcgagcagtaaaaagattatatacataataataaaatagcaaaataataaacagtagtaatgaaaaagcattgcacaaaaaagaatatctacagcatatggcagtgtgtagaaaataaagtgtaccgtgacaATAAAGTGAACCGTGGCATTATGTCTAAAGTATTTGTCTGTATGATTATACAGGAGCTCTAgtagggtttgttttttttgttttgtttttttttcagaggtACTCGAGCACCATAGTccctaaaatacacacaaatgtatAGTTTGTCCCGTCCCTGTCTGGTAGAGTGTTGATCTGTTGTAACAACTAAACCAAACGATGCCTGAAAGCAACTGtatctcttttgtttgtgtgggttgTAGCTTCAGAAGAGGCCACATGTTGTAGATTTTGTGCATTAATTAGAAATCACAACATTCTTGCACCGCTGGTTGTCAGAAtccacaaaacaaacatcacgGCCTTTGTTGTTCATTCATCTCCGCCGGTTTCTCGGCGCTCACGCTTTACATGTTGTTTCTTTTAATCCATTATTAATTGCAGCAGAAGCTTCTGTTCTGGCGCTGCCTCGGCTGATGAAAAGCCCGGTGCCTCATCGCAGATCCATGCAGACATAAACGCCCGATCAGTGAGATCAAGAGAAATGCAAGTTTTACACGCAGAGACAGGAGGGATATGCATGATTTTACCACATCAAGCAGCAAACTAAATTCTCATTTATCAACCACAGACACCAGTTATTGGTATAAATACTTTATTTCAAGATAtgacacaaatatttaaatttgttaGAGAAAACTATGAGGGAACAAAAAcaccagtaggtggcgataGATCGTTAATATTTGCATTATGTTCATGAGAAAAGACCCATAGAGAAATTGGTTAGCACATGATGAGGGGCTGTGTGCTCCTTTGACTGTGCCTGCCAAGTTGTTGGTTGTTGCTGTCCAGttcctctgtgttgttgttcttttccCCCGTTGGAACAACACATTCACCTAAGAAATCAGCACAAGTGGAACAGGGTCCAGTATTTTTGAAGGTGCTGTTTAGCAAGGCTTGAGGCGAGATACGACCAGGTTTGGATGAGCATGTGCAGTTTGAAAGTTTTTGTTCTGTCTTAAAAGGTTGCTGACGTACTTGGAAATCATTTTTTGTTAACTACTGGGGGTAAAGGATGTAGTAAAGCTGGTCATTCATAATTCCAATGTAGGTGCTCACAGCTTTGGTAGTATCAGTGTAAAGATTCCTGTGggtgacacacagaaacaggagaGCTGAAATATAAATCcacactttttatttcactgcgTTCGCATTTAAAATCTCTTACTTtgccttctcctccaccttcatgCCCTTGATGCTTTGCAGGTAGTCACTGGCAGTGTTGACGGCGCTGTCGTAGTAGGACCTGATGGTATTTGTGATCCTGGTCATGGTCCCCTGCTCTTCCTCGGCCTGCCTCGGCACACGGAAGCTTTCAGCGCCTGCACAGAGCAGGTCAGGGGGGTCAAAGCGTAACGTAGTTTATCAGGAAAACAATCGATATTTTTCCATCAATGATTTATCCTATTCTGACGCCACTTTAGTTTAAGATTGCACTTACTGAGAGCAAGGAATGTGACCAGCACTGTAATGACCAGCAGCTTGTTCATGGTGCCCCCTGTGTCTGTGAGGAGAGAGAATAAGAGGCATTTAAGTCTTACTTCACTTTATCCACTAGGGTGAGACATTGTCATACATTTCACCACCGATGTCAATCATGTCAGATTCGTTTTGATATTTATTATCAATGTTTTTCACTCTTCTAGCATGAAAACAAGTTTTCCTTACTTGCAGTTCTGGTGAACGTGTCTCAAAATCTTAGTTTGTTTTCAATTTTCCTCATATTTAACACAGCCTTCACACATTTCTACGAGTGTTGCACTCTATCCCATTCAATAGTTGAAGTAAAAGTGTCAGTACTCACTGTATTCCCCTCCAGAAatgaagtgaagaagaaaatagaGTAAGAAGCACCACTGGCCGGGCCTGTTTATATAGGAGCGATGTGTTGACTTGTTGCTCCCAGAGCCAAAGTGCACTCAGCGGTAGATAAACCTGTGCTGTTGCCCGGCGTGTGTTCGTGGGAGTACGTGTGACAGTGTGTCTTGATAAACCAGGAGGATGTTAATGAAGTAAAAGGGGCTTTAAACGCAATCAAAAGCCAACTGGGAGTCcaatctgatttgatttgataagCTCAGGGCCTCATGTTGATACATTTCCCACTAACTCTACATGTGCAACCCTTTGTCTTTGAATGCACCACAatcaaatattttccattgaTTAGGTTAGTAGTTCATTAATGCAGCGCTCTCTTACACCTTGCCCTGTTCTCAACCTCCATAAGGAGGCTCTTGCGACTTGCATAATGGTGGTGATGCGTTCATGTCACATCACAATAGTCCTAAGTCCTATTAGCATGGTCATAAGTCTAGAGTGTGTTGAACACGTCATCCGGCTGATTCAGGTTATGAAATATTTGGGCTAGTCAGATGAGATTCGCCACAGCTAAAAGATGCCTCTCAGCCCTTTTTGTGGACGTTTATTTGGGGtaattttttcatgtttttgggGAGAAATAGAGCCTCTATCTCCGTAGAACTGTGTATAACGGCTCATCAGTGGGCTACTAATCAGAAATGGAGAAACCTCTTGTTTTAGCACAGGATTTGCTGGATTTGgtgaaacatgaaatgttttttttttcccttgtgtgATCTGATTTCAGATGAAACTGGGAGTGCAAAGTGCAAACTGCTAATCTtgattttctgcagtttgtggtgtGCTCAtatgacttttatttatgtcttGTTTAATACCTTATCCAAAATcatgcattttaattattaattatttttcttctaattcttatttgatttctttatttttgactgctttgtctttttagcctctttcaaGCTTTTGGTTGTATATTGATGCTATATATTGTGGCTCTGATTAATAAGGGCAAATGCCTGTCTGCTTGCCATGCAGGTCATTTGTACACGgttttgtgaaaaacaaaatcatgtgtTTTTAGCTAAAGTGAAGCACGTTTTGCAAAAATAACCTACAGAACATGAGTTTATGGAAGCtttagatttcatttttatgtattaaGCATCAAACTTCAGCACAAGAGATGGTTTGTTTGAAGTCTTTTTTCTGTAATGGCTACTTGTTGATCAAGTCCCGAGTAAACATGACAGCCAATCATGTGATCCAGCCTCACATGTCATGTTGGTTGTGAACTCAGGTAACTCTGAGGACAGCAGAATATGATTTAAACTGTCACAAAGTTTGCAGGTTGCTTAGATCCAGCTGATTCGGTGTTATGATGACTCGGCTCTGCTCCAGGCGACATCAAGCTGCATGACGGCACCGTCGGTCAGTTGTGTTCTCTGCTCATGTCCATAACACTGTATTTGCACAGTTGGGATATTTGTATATAAATGCTACAAAGGCTTGAAAAGTCTTAAATGAGccacaaagcagcacattatGCTGCTCTTGCACAACATGCCATCATTCAAAATAACCTCAGGCTTGGCCCATGGGGAACATCTACCAACACTAAATAATATAAATGCTTCACTGGGCTGTGATTCACTGCAACAACATCGACAAGTTGTGTTCAACATTTTCAGTTCAAGTAAGTTATGCTGTGGTTTTGTACTTTGATCAGTGAGACACATTAATCATTTTCAGTGTAGGGATATACAGCCTGCTGGCATCAATCTTTCACCATTCTGGGAACAACGTTGGACAAAACTGAGCCTGAGATCCAAGAGCTCTGCTCAGAGTAAAGACCACAAAGTATACTTGTTAAGAATATGAGACAAATGGAagtcttgtgtctgtgtttatcaGTGCAAAGCATTTAAATTACAGTTTTATCAAAGTGGCAGCTGATCTTTTAAACCAGTCATGATTGATTGAATGATCTTcatgtatttaatttaattgtgtttttgttttgttagctTGATAAAAAATATCTAACGAGACCTATATAATACAG
Above is a window of Chelmon rostratus isolate fCheRos1 chromosome 8, fCheRos1.pri, whole genome shotgun sequence DNA encoding:
- the apoc2 gene encoding apolipoprotein C-II, with amino-acid sequence MNKLLVITVLVTFLALSAESFRVPRQAEEEQGTMTRITNTIRSYYDSAVNTASDYLQSIKGMKVEEKAKNLYTDTTKAVSTYIGIMNDQLYYILYPQ